ttttattataaatttataatcattatatatttatataaatattttaaaaatataatataacttgataaataaaaatttaaaatattaatggaaaCCGTGCGATGCACGTGATTTATGCTAGTATATCTAATAAattactaaattattaaactactgCTAAATATAGCATAgttatcctactaaactacgaatacaacttatcctattattaaaagatataaataatagtgttatatatctgctaaactattaaattgttaaactactggaaatagtttatttattctactaaattacgaccacatgttattctattatttttattataaatttataattattatatatttatataaatattttaaaaatataatataactggataaataaaaatttaaaatattaatgagAACGATGCACGGGATTTATGGTAGTAGAAGGAACCCACTGAATACTGTTATACTTCTCTAACAAATAGAAACCCATCCAATTGCCTTAAAAcaaaaaataattaaagaaaGTAAGGGGGGGCACGTTCATACTCTTCAGCAGTTGTGCGTATACCATATACATACACACATCACATTCTTGCCATTTCACATTCTTGTCAAAGATTGGATTTTTAAATACTTCATATTTATCTCCTCTAACTTCTAGCATTCCCTAATTTTCAGATTCATTTATACACTCATTACCACTATTATATTaacattttattatataaaacCCACTTCTCATCTGGGCTGTGACTGTTCATATCTTGCAAATTTGAGGTTGGAAATGCAATTTACACTTGTTCTTTCTTTAAAAGATTGTATTTTGATTAGTGGGTTTTGAATTGTTTTGCTATTGGATTGTTTAGTGTCATTGATTGCATGTAAAATGCTCTTTCTTGCCTTGTGAATGTATATCTGTGTGTATATTGATTTGTACTTGTGATATAGAAGGCCCATTTGCTTCTGAAGCAGTAAGATTTGCTTGTTTTGGATCCTGGAGTGGTGAAGTATTGTTGTTTTAAAGTTAGGGTTTTGGTTTTTCGATTTTAGGGTAGGATTAGATTGCATCTTAGGTTGTGAATTTGTGATATTTATTGCTATGGATTTGTGAAAGATGGGTTATTTTGGGTATTTAGATAGTGTAGTGTATTGTAATTCTGGTTTGTGAAGATGAAGAGGTCGAAAAGTGAACATTTTGGAGTGAAGAGGTTGAAATTATCATATTTTCTGTTTAGTATAGCTGCATTGTATTTGCTTTTTATATGCTACAAGTTTCTGGAATTTTTCGAGAGTGGTGGGGTGTTAAGTGGTGATGATGGCTATGATAAATTGGGTAGCTCGGGGTTTGTAGATGCAAAGAATGGTGATATATTGAGTAAGCCAATGTTAAGGTCTGTTTCTGAGGATACGATCCATCGTAGATTAGATAATGAAAATGAGGTTGTGCCGGTTATTTTACCTGGAAAAATATTGAAAGACAAGACAAATGGATTGCCACCAATGAAGCCTTTTAAGAATCAATATGGTCGAATAGCTAGTGACATCTTGAGGCAGTTGAATAGGACGAACGATTTGTCTGTGTTAGAGAGGATGGCAGACGAGGCGTGGACTTTAGGTTTAAGGGCATGGGAAGAAGTAAAAAATTATACCGGAAAGGAGGCTGACCAGAATTCAATTCTTGAGGTGAAGCAAGAGTCATGTCCCTCATGGGTATCAAGTAGTAGTAAAGAATTATCTAAGGGCGACCAAGTTATGTTCCTTCCTTGTGGGCTTGCTgcaggctcttccattacagtTGTGGGGACACCTAAATATGCTCACCATGAGTATGTATCCAACCAAGCCAAAATGAGAGCTGCTAGTTCCTTAATCCTGGTTTCTCAATTTATGGTTGAATTGCAAGGGTTAAAATCTGTGGTTGGTGAGGATCCACCGAAGATTCTTCATCTGAACCCTCGCTTGAGAGGGGATTGGAGTCATCTACCAGTGATTGAGCATAATACATGTTATAGAATGCAATGGGGAGCAGGTCAACGATGTGATGGTTTGCCATCCAAAGGCGATGATGACATGCGTGGTAAGAATATTTAGATTTACATATGCACATGtagttaaaaaaattattcgtTTTTGATTCCGCATGATCATTCACACCTTCCAAATCATTGTTAATAATCCTCAACGATTAGCATGAATTAGGTAGGTACGACACACATGCATGTGAAGAAGGTGATTGCGCATTGAATGAGGTGATTGGATGTGTTAAACAATGAGCATCAAATACTTTCCTAATAAATAAAAATCTGCCAAAGTTTCTGAAAAGGATGAAGAACCATGTAGTTCTTGATAAAATATTGTCTAACATGGTTTGTGGCATCTCTAAGATATATTCTCCTAAACATTTAATTTCTGAATCTTGATACTACTAACTTCCATACCAAGGTTAGCGTGGTTAATGATATCAACCCAAGTATTAATTGCACGGCCTTGACTATCAACTATAGATTGGTTAAAATTTGAAACCATTTAGGTTTAACGCCATAGCGCTGATACCTAAAGCAGTAAACCAGATACCTACTACAGGCCAAGCGGCTAGGAAGAAGTGTAAAGAACAAGAGTTGTTGAAACTAGCATATTGGAAGATCAATCGGCGAAAATAACCATGAGTGGCTACGATATTACAAGTTTCTTCCTCTTGCCCGAATCTGTGACCTTCATAAGCAGATTAATTTACTAGCTTATAAGTAATGATGTGAAATGTGGGACTGGGCAGTGAAATCAGGTCCAAGTTATAATTAGTTACACACATTAATTGATACATTACTATATGGAGCAATACATTACTCTATGGAGCATTTCCTATAATAATACATATCAGTTGTCCCAAATTTTATCTACTCTTATCCCTAATTTTATGCAACATATGTGGTTGATCAACTGCGTTTAAAAATCTGTGTTTTGAGTGACATACTCAAATGTTGATAAAATGTTCAGGCATGAAATATGCCATGTGGATGAACATGATGGGAATGTGGATATTTAAACAACCATGGAATTGCGTCTTGTAAGATTGAGAAGGGATTTAACTGGGAAGGAATGAAGTGGAATATATGTTAATTATTTACTAAAAATTCATTAGACACATGGTGTTTACCTATTTTTCATTAAAACATTTAAATAACATCTGCTGTCCTTTCTCATTTTAGTTCCCCCCATTCCCTAATTAAAAtggaaaaaaaattaagaaattaTTAGGGTTAAGAAATGTAGACTTTATAGGAAGCAATATGGGAATCCAGACTGAATGCAAGAATATCATGGATTTTCTTGCTACTTTAAGTGGGTGATAAAAATTGTATAAAGAGTGAAAGAAATTAGTAGTTGACGGAGTGTAAGTGTTAAACATGTTTGGCGTAAATTACTCTGCTCTTTATGAATTCTAGGTCTATAATGAGGGGCCTGAACATGTAGACTTATTGCATGTAAAAATTGTTTTGTGTCTTGCGTTAAACTGAGGGTACTTCTGGCTAAAATTCAACAAAGAATTTACAATTTAAATAATGTGTTGTCAGTAATGAGTTATATTTACAACAAAAGATATTGCTTTGGTTTTCTGATTCGTGGCCAGTGTTATAATCTATCAAGTTAATCAATATTGTATTGTTTGTTCTCTGCAGTTGATGGATATCTGAGATGTGAAAAATGGAGCAGGAATGATAATAGAGATAAAGAGTCCCGGACGACTTCTTGGTTCCAGAGATTCATAGGGCGCGCCAAGAAACCAGAAGTAACCTGGCCTTTCCCTTTTGCCGAGGGAAAAATGTTTGTTTTGACTTTGCGTGCTGGTCTTGATGGATTTCATCTCATTTCTGGGGGGCGCCATGTTACTTCCTTTCCTTATCGGACGGTATGTAACTTGCACTAGAAATTTTTTCGATAGGCTTCAAGTATTCTTGATGTTCAAGAAATTAGAATTTTTTAACGTGACTGCTCCTTTTTTTTACAAAATTGAGTCTAGGTAATGTCTATAGACGTGGTGACATGTCATGTTCCAGGGTTCCTTTAAATATTTTGAGACATGTTATTACATGACATTATTGAAGTTTTATTAATTAATGCTAAATAGTAAATTAGCAATTTGGCGGTGTTATTCTGAAGTCATTTGTCTCAGGAGATATTTCTTCTATTATTTTCctgtatttttaataaatttgCGTTGGTTAAATGTATTTTAAACTTTGATTAGCATTTCTCTTTCATTTGTCTCATATCAACAGGTGTCTCACTTATTTTTCGACATGCAGCTCTGATATATTGTTTTAGTATTTTCAAGTGGAATGCAATCTCTTATTCAATCTTGTGGGTCTTTTGCTAATTTTTAAGGGTTCACTTGCTCTCCATATGTTTCCTTTTCTGCAGGGATTTACGCTTGAAGATGCAACAGGATTGGCAATTAAAGGTGATGTGGATGTTCATTCAGTTTTTGCCACCTCTCTCCCAACCTCGCATCCAAGTTTTTCACCTCAAAGAGTTCTTGAAATGTCTCCAAAGTGGAAGTCTCAACCTTTACCCAATGGTCCTATTCCGCTTTTTATTGGGGTTCTCTCTGCTACTAATCACTTTGCAGAACGCATGGCTGTTAGGAAAAGTTGGATGCAAGCCTCAGCTGTCAAATCCTCAATTGTAGTAGTTCGTTTCTTTGTTGCATTGGTATGGGTCCCACACTAATATTAACCACAACCTTCTAATTACATATGCACTCTAAGTGTGAGAAGATAAGATTGTTGATGCACTAGTACCAAACAGGCTTTTTTAGAACTTCATTCAGCATATCTATGTATTAATCCTTACTGAGAAAAAATCTTTGGACTTGAGGATTGATAGTGAGTTCTTGCAGTGTCATATTATGATATTATTCTTGCCAGTAATATAGATATCCATAGAGGATTCAGTGTCCATATAAAATAGCTACCACTAGGAGATGCTTAAGAGTCTTATTAACAACAgatatataaaattacaatataTTAAGTCAATAACAAAGACGGGGCTGAAGTTTTTTCGGTTTTTGTTGATGCTGCAACATGGCTGAATATAGAAAAATTAGCAGATTTTGGATTTAGCGAGAGGTCAATGGCAGTGAGAcatagggattttgaaatatagTTGATCAGCATTGACTCTTGGTTCTAGGGTGATCTCAAGTTTCCAGCTAAATTGCTTAAAATCTACTCGTGACATGTGATTTACATTTGCTACCTTCTTTTATGTAATTATATTATCTCATCTGGTCACAGTGCGGCTTTCTATACACTGTATTAGGCTTGCTTTTATCTTAGATTCCATGATGCAGAACTCAAGGAAAGAGGTGAATGCAGTTCTGAAGCAAGAAGCTGCTTACTTTGGTGATATAGTGATCCTGCCATTCTTGGATCGCTATGAGCTAGTGGTTCTTAAAACTATTGCTATATGTGAATATGGGGCAAGTTCATTTTCCATCTCTTCCTAATTCTTGGTTGTTTATTAACTATATTACACGGTCAGGAGACAAGACCAGATTAGTTGCTTCTGTTCTAGTTTCTCTAAATATCTCAAATTTGGCATGCAGGTTCAAAATGCCTCAGCTGCTCAAATCATGAAGAGCGATGATGATACTTTTGTAAGGGTGGATACTGTTCTAAAAGAACTTGATAAAGTCGCTCAGAAAAAATCACTTTATATGGGTAATCTTAACCTCTTACATCGACCTCTTCGAAGTGGAAAATGGGCTGTCAGTTATGAGGTATACAATTGCATTGTTTAAAATGTGAATCCTTAGACTTAAAATTTTGCAACTGTTAAACGAAACATGTACAAATTTTTGGAGTAAATTCTTTTAATCGTTGAAGCACATAGTCCTTTACTTTTGATGTCATTGTAAACAAATGATTCTGATGAAACAGGAGTATCCACAAGAAGTTTATCCTCCGTATGCTAATGGACCTGGATATATAATCTCGAAGGACATTGCGGAATATATTGTCTCTCAACATGTCAAACAAAACCTAAAGGTTTGTAGTCTGTAGACCAGAAAGTCGAATCTTATAATACTACATCTAATGATAAGATCTCTTGGTTAAAAAGATTGTTTCTCTATAAGCAGCTATTTAAGATGGAGGATGTGAGCATGGGAATGTGGGTTGAACAGTTTAACAGCTCGAGACCTGTTGAATACTCCCATAGTTGGAAGTTTTGTCAATATGGTTGCGTGGAAAATTATTTTACTGCTCATTATCAATCTCCGAGGCAAATGATATGTCTATGGGACAAATTGGTAAGAGGTCAGGCTCGATGCTGCAACTTCTAGGAAAGAATGCGATCATACAGATTACAGATCTTTCAATTGTTCCCAGGGTATTCATTGTGCAAGAGGTTAGTTTACCTATTGTCACAATTTACACCTCCTAGTCGAGTCTGGCCTTGTTGACAGTTCCACGTGATGCTCAAATTTTATTAGAGAAGGTCATGCTCTCCCTTGGTGAAGGTTTGGGTTAACGGGGGTTTGCTATTTCTCTACTTTAATGGAGAACTGTAGAATTGATTGTACATCTTTGGTGGCATCATATATACTGACCACTTGCTGTGCCGAAATGTTTGACATTCATTCTTTCACTTTGTAGTTGGGACTAAGCTACAAACATGGCTTCACGTTGTATAATTTTTTCCCGGTGTGTTTATTTCTGGGCTATCTTGTGATTTTGCATGAGAACAAGTTAATTTGCATCTGATTGACCAGAGAAAATAGGGGATGCCAATGTAAAATTTTCCCATACCCCATACCGAATCCCATTAACAGTTCAAAATCCAAATTAAAGTAATTTCTTTCATACTTTATACTAAAGTTTTTGATTTTGTTGTTAACATAATTTAAGTTAAAATAGTAAAAGTATTGTTATTTCAAATATTGATTCATGTTAAAATATAAGTAGAATATAATTGACTCAATTATTGCCCCAGGACACTAGCGACTAGCGATGGCTGTTACGGTGTTACCTGAAGACTTGTGGATGTTTAGCGAATTGTCAATGCACAAACCTACTAAAGCATGAAGAAGAATCCTTAAATCTATTCAAATTATTGTTttcatataattatttttaagataGTGAGATATATTAGCCAGAGGAAAGAACACCGAGATGTTAATCTCACTGTTTGGATTATGTACTTTGAGGGAACCGTTGCCTCTCGTAACTGGCGTGGAAATGCCATTAAGATATACCCAGGTGGTGAGAAATGGTGCATGTCAAAGCTTCAACACAACTTGACATTGGATTGTTATTAATCCAACTTCGAAACGTGCAGCCAATGTGTCGACTGTAGAGTTTGATGCCAGTTTCTGTACGGCCACATTGGGACGAGACATGTAGTATAAAAGTAACATATTCGACAATTATTTCGGGTGATTGCTGTGGTACTGATACAACCGAATTTGTAGAATGGAAGGTAGTAGCTATATTAGGATGCGAAAAGGGAAACAATATCCAACTCAAGGAAAATGCGTGTGAATGGGGAGGAGAGTTTAATAATTTTGAACCAGGCTACGAAGAACGATTATGCAAGGAAAGAAAATGGACAGGAAAGGAAATTTATGCACGGACATTTGAAATTTACAAGAGAGATACATTTTTTGGGTTTTGTTGACGGAGTAATCTGACAACAAAGTTTGAATTTTCTCGTCGGAATCAAGATCCGTGACAGTAGTTTTTTGCCGGAAAAATAAGCGATGTGCGGTGTTTGTGTATtgattggtggctgagattgattAGGATTAGTGATGGTttcttatcagctctcaacttcttacccttctcaatgtgcctacgtaccctttatatagggatcaagtcTGACGTAGTTCTTGGATAACAAGAAATCTAACGGGTTTACATATCCTATTCCTAGGCCCTGtagaattgcttccagaatccattttccgctagctttaggaatatccaactatgaggcccaaccgcgaaggcccaagacTCGTTCGCAATCGGTAGGACTTCACAtatagtgcatctccctgcgcaaggataacactccggTACAGCTAACTCCtttgatttacgaacgcaggtatagccacggcTCACCCCAAATGCCAGATGCGTCCCTATCCGCCGATTGAGGATAATCCACCAGATAATATGACAGGTGATCCCcagctcttgggtgcaaagtgcaggatgactccaaagttctccaacgaggacacccgttaaatgcaagaacagagctcccaaagcacacaccaatgtTAACCCCTCATCCACAATGAGGACACCTGTTGAATACaagaggaggccttcaatcatcaggtaTACCCCGATAGGCCTTCAAgtttttcacggacatccccctccttgaccgactcaaggagagaattcttcaaaaaatataTACAAAAAATATGTTAGTGAAAAAAATTCTTCATTGCTCCCTCCATGCTTGCCTTGTTCTAGATGAGGACAAGCCCATCCTTCTAGATGAATCTAAAAACATGCATCTTCCAAGCCTAGGACGCACCCTCGCCTTGTAGAATACACACATTCTTCCTTGTTTTGTAGCCCAAGCACACAGAGAAACCACCCTCTATCTTTCCATTTAGTTATGCCGCGTCCTACAGCTAGGGCGCACCCTCCCTCCAGGGATGCACCCATTTCCTCTTGCATCACAAGCTAATTCTCAAAAAGTCCATAACATGTATTTCAACCAACGACTACGCGTCCTCCATCTAGGGCGCGTACTAATTTCCTTCCTTTTGGCCTACAACCTAATTCTTCATTCTTTTTGCCTCAATCTGACTTCAATTGACCCATTCGTGACCCGAAATgatccaatgccaaattttggctataacaactacccccaaattccatatgcagttgaaaacaaaattggaatttcAATCCTTGATTCTTAACAAAAATTTGCACTTTCCTTCCATCGTTATGAGGGCGCTTCCTTAGTTGTGGACGCGTCATCCTTCTGTAAAAAACCTATAAAGATTTTAAATGTGGTTGACAATTGTTGTACACGTCACACCTTCCCCCTTTTTCCTTTTTGCCAATAAATACCCTCTAATTAGTTAAACCCTAATTTTTACCATTTCTCTCTCAATCAAACTGCCGTCGCTTTCACTGTAAAAGCTTGAAGCTCAAGAATCCGGCGATTTCACCGACCGTTCTTTAATTTTCCTTGTTTAATCGAACCAAAAACTTCAAAGGTACATAAATCTCTTGTCATGTTTTCAATTCATTAAGTAAATCGATTAAAATGTGTATAAAATCGTTCATGTTCTTTATCTTTCCATGACTGTTCTTCATTCTCTTTATAAGTATATGCGTGTATATGCGGTAAATTGTCATATTTTGCTTGTTATGATTCTTGATTACATGTTTTTAGGGTTTAGAATTTTTCCCTAAAGCTAATAATAATCGATTCATATTCCCTTGTAACAACGACGATATCATGGACACGTCATATCAGGTGTTTACCTTAGACTTTTAATTTTGCTTTATTATAACTTTAGATCACTGATAGAAGATAAGTAGAATGCGTCTTCGATTGAATGTTTTCTATCTTCTCTTTACAAGTTGGGGCGCGTTTTGCAATTTCTTATCCCCTTTTTAATCTTTCTGTTAAATCATAGACGCTCCCTTAGCATTTTTACTTTCTTATTTCAGCTGGAAGGCGAGCGCACATCTTTTTCTCCTCCTTTTCATCCGTTCAAAGCTTTCAACAAGAGATTGAGTTTTGATTCCTCATATCCTATTTCATTTGCCCCCAAGTTACCAGAGTTCCACAGAACAAATTTCTTTCTCGAAGATGAGGCTCAAGTTTTTGAGAAAATTAAATCACAAGGTTTTAACATGTCTACGTTTAGTCACGAATCTATTGATGATGTTCCTTTAAGcatgttaggtcccgaattatcgtagaagggggggggggggttgaatacgataatcactaaattaaaaattctttcgaatctttagcggataaaatatttagtgctcggttagtgtttcgtgttcttgagaggaatagtgtttggaacgataaaaacgaggaacacaaaatattcggggaaatatatattcgtatataaattctcgagggtgttgctacactccggtaaataaattaaccggctacaatctaagaacaacaaagttcctagctactacaaagatttacaaatcaaatcctatacaataatctagcttttgtttgtactaggatttaattaccggataactattataatgcccctaagaatatacaagaattaaatcgggtattataacgttactccggtgagaagttaagCGGATATACAAatagcttgagcttctctgtaaatcaatgctgccattttcacttctctttttagagagaagatgaacagtaAATAATTCAGAATGAATGGCTGAAAAacttctgctgcaaagtgtagtctTTTATCCAATAATGTGTGGCTGAGAATTGAGGAGCTCTGTGGCGACCAATTCATTTCTGTGGCGACAAGAGCTCTGTGTCGACATGAGTGATTCAGGAGAGAGGAGCTTGGTTGTGTGGCGACAAGTAGTACTACAATTAATTATATTATTCTAACTCCCCTGTGGCGATCACAGGGGTTACAAGTACAACTTTGTACTTAACTAAACTATTACAAAAGTCCTATGGCGACAGGGGTACAAGTGATGTTGTACTTAACCAAAAACAAACATGCACCTGTGATTCTTTTTATTATTtgtattttcttttctttctttttttgtttttgtttttcttttgtttttgattttcttttctcttttttttgttttcttttttctttatcttttctttttgtttctttttctttatcttttctttttgtttctttttctttttaagtttaaattgtaattaaattaatttataaaataaactaaaatataacttatataaataaactaatttagatttataaaataaacttatttaaagtttataaaataaattattttaagtttattaaataaattatattaaagtctattaaataatttatttaatttaacaattaaactttgagcttcgccaatcccctaagctgttgagctgtataccccgcacacctcttctcgtactttaacatataaacgttcaatccaagtacgttcctcaacttaacaatccttctataagTAATACCcggattcctttcacgagctgttgacgcctagtgcaactggtctggttcacagacgattaaccccgattcaggtcttcgtattatagccttgattaaattgttaagcttgcctgAACTTTATTACTTCGAACACcgactgtcaataaacaattgtactttcactagaatcctttctggtactttagacaacgtcttcattaacctctgtctataccctgtctttaattcttcagattcctatgcttcaaacactgtctatcttcaatcaatgccaatacactgaaatcttccggtagcacttgtataccgaatcttcaacctttctgaaaccctgaaagtctttaacctttgttcttcactgaggcatgatcatattaatgaacttctttcagtgacctgtagacagacttcaggacttcttctaatcttctgattctttgtatttgccttgtcttcattcttcctgatttcttgtgtagacgtagtattattaacctgtcctgttctaatgttgttattgtgttgagttatcacgtaactgttcatacagctacgtagtctcaccaacaatctccccctatttgattgttaaacttaacaaacaaattaaatagagaggataactcaactaacaactagaaaaagtaatgtaccaggacttgtaaataatgctactggttttctggatcaaataccgcatttccagatttcttgagtttctgaaatgaaagatgcttgttcctctagcactgaactgatcttcaagtggtttcatcttcatttccttggttcttcaactctcttccagataatacttctcagtcttgaagtaatcatcaacagtttcttttgtacaaccacatttcctgttgagaagcgcatatttCTCTTGCTTccccccctatgagaatcaactgcttaaaggagatcaccttcgtctaccacctctcccgtacaataggatccgcagataagaactgacggtactccccttttggaaaacagcttctcctcttatgaagaatagtgatgaaccaaaccacttcttctgattaccagaaaatcaccttgtgtttaccacctctcccttACAATAGGATCCGaagttacaaacaacaatggtgtggtgtaatGTACATATGCttggtgtagtgtacatatgctttacctttttcttccttcctgctatttctcctccttagttgaggaatcctccaaactatcatataagcttttatctcccccttagagaaagaatgtatgttgttgtctgaaggagttctcatatttgtcttggttggaaaagaaataataaGTTATattctgatcaaccatgtccctttaaatgctgcaagaatgacttcactgttgatcatcctgttaaccaatcttcccaactccttatacctcccaaatgtgagatcacaattacttagaacaaaaattctaaataatatcactaatactagaagtatcacaattattcgtacatgatacaaataactatgttgcatactattttaatataatttaaattatgagactgatatagaatggaattgtctacaggcataatttaaatcaattaaaatagtactcaaacttaatgctataatacttaactatcacaaatatatatgacattgtaatcatgataatcaagatagtagcactaagtacgaggtactggattactgataaatttacaagtcctttaaatattgaagatttaatacttgtgaacttatattaagaattccttacagatgagatttccaactaatatgcaataaATGATATCCCGCACTTACAAACTAGTCTTGAAAATTAGCTTTAACAAGTAATTTGGTAAATGTTTCTGCAAGTAACTCTTAGACTAAAAAACATGCTCTCGAATTAACTGATACCTGGTGTGAATGTgtcttgtcatagagtgttcacagagttgttggatttgaggttgtttctcatcataacaagaaatcaatcttcttccacgaagttgacagcttcctgagatgcttctcctgttacttaagttgacagcttcagagatgcttctcctgtctttcttacaacctgcataatctgtatctatatagccaaacatgttaagcataatatctttagggtactttactccaagagttgatagtccatgaagatatctaataatcttgttaatagctataagattggattctctaggatccacttggaaccttgcacattggcatcttgagaacattacatgttgtttattagaatttgagtaaaagagtgagcttgtcatacctctatagcttgtcattatacctgagttgcactgatcaagctttagtggtttctatTGGTAAGTATCTTGGCAtattcagaatcttccaaattttgcatcttcaaaagatccttaacttacttgtattgccatcttccttttggtttacttgtgctcctaaaagaatttttcttttggcttgcttgagctcctaaaagaattatcctaatggcttgcttgagGTAAACCAAAGAGAATTttaacctttccaacatgctcctccatacctactctgcaattacttagcaaataatcttgc
This sequence is a window from Apium graveolens cultivar Ventura chromosome 9, ASM990537v1, whole genome shotgun sequence. Protein-coding genes within it:
- the LOC141683666 gene encoding hydroxyproline O-galactosyltransferase GALT2; the protein is MKRSKSEHFGVKRLKLSYFLFSIAALYLLFICYKFLEFFESGGVLSGDDGYDKLGSSGFVDAKNGDILSKPMLRSVSEDTIHRRLDNENEVVPVILPGKILKDKTNGLPPMKPFKNQYGRIASDILRQLNRTNDLSVLERMADEAWTLGLRAWEEVKNYTGKEADQNSILEVKQESCPSWVSSSSKELSKGDQVMFLPCGLAAGSSITVVGTPKYAHHEYVSNQAKMRAASSLILVSQFMVELQGLKSVVGEDPPKILHLNPRLRGDWSHLPVIEHNTCYRMQWGAGQRCDGLPSKGDDDMRVDGYLRCEKWSRNDNRDKESRTTSWFQRFIGRAKKPEVTWPFPFAEGKMFVLTLRAGLDGFHLISGGRHVTSFPYRTGFTLEDATGLAIKGDVDVHSVFATSLPTSHPSFSPQRVLEMSPKWKSQPLPNGPIPLFIGVLSATNHFAERMAVRKSWMQASAVKSSIVVVRFFVALNSRKEVNAVLKQEAAYFGDIVILPFLDRYELVVLKTIAICEYGVQNASAAQIMKSDDDTFVRVDTVLKELDKVAQKKSLYMGNLNLLHRPLRSGKWAVSYEEYPQEVYPPYANGPGYIISKDIAEYIVSQHVKQNLKLFKMEDVSMGMWVEQFNSSRPVEYSHSWKFCQYGCVENYFTAHYQSPRQMICLWDKLVRGQARCCNF